In Nostoc sp. UHCC 0926, a single genomic region encodes these proteins:
- a CDS encoding SDR family oxidoreductase: MDLQLRGKVALVTAASKGLGKATARQFAREGAKIAICARSELIHKTAAEIESETGTEVLSLRADVTSQADIELVINATVEKFGGLDILVTNAGGPPAGTFDDIDLATWETSINLTLLSAVRLVKFALPYLRQSTAPAILTITSTSTKQPAQNLVLSNSIRLAVIGLTKTLSQELGSDKIRVNSILPGWTYTERVEELINARIAKSGETKAAEIARVNGTVPLGRIGTPEEFANVAVFLSSPAASFVNGVMLQVDGGIIQGTF; encoded by the coding sequence ATGGATTTGCAACTCCGTGGCAAAGTCGCCTTAGTGACAGCTGCTAGTAAAGGTTTGGGCAAAGCTACAGCAAGGCAATTTGCCCGTGAGGGTGCAAAAATTGCCATCTGCGCCCGCAGTGAGTTAATTCACAAAACAGCTGCGGAGATTGAAAGCGAAACAGGTACAGAAGTGCTATCTCTGCGTGCAGACGTTACCAGTCAAGCAGATATTGAGCTAGTGATTAATGCCACAGTAGAGAAATTCGGCGGGTTGGATATCCTGGTTACCAACGCCGGAGGCCCACCCGCTGGCACTTTTGACGATATCGATTTGGCAACTTGGGAAACTTCGATCAACTTGACTTTGCTGAGTGCGGTACGCTTGGTGAAGTTCGCTTTACCTTACTTACGCCAATCTACAGCACCAGCGATTCTGACCATCACCTCAACCTCAACTAAACAACCAGCCCAAAATCTGGTGTTGTCTAATTCGATTCGATTAGCGGTGATTGGTTTAACGAAAACTCTCAGCCAAGAACTCGGTAGCGATAAAATTCGCGTCAACAGCATCTTACCAGGCTGGACATATACAGAACGGGTAGAAGAATTAATCAACGCCCGCATTGCTAAAAGTGGTGAAACAAAAGCAGCAGAAATTGCTAGAGTCAATGGGACAGTTCCTTTAGGTCGTATAGGGACACCAGAAGAGTTTGCCAATGTCGCGGTATTTCTAAGTTCACCAGCCGCCTCATTTGTAAATGGAGTCATGCTGCAAGTAGATGGCGGAATTATTCAAGGAACATTTTGA
- a CDS encoding RNA 2'-phosphotransferase yields the protein MSDSRLVKISKYLSKYLRHTPHAIGIKLAPAGWVAVDELLTACAKNKFPINRQELEAVVESNDKQRFSFDSTGTLIRANQGHSIKVDLQLESVVPPDELYHGTGHKSVKAIMQTGLCKMSRHHIHLSKDIATAQTVGARHGKAVVFVVYAAAMHQAGYIFYCSANGVWLVDHVPPEYLQKI from the coding sequence ATGAGTGATTCTCGCCTCGTCAAAATCAGTAAATATCTCAGTAAATATCTGCGACATACACCACATGCAATTGGAATTAAACTTGCTCCTGCTGGTTGGGTTGCTGTTGATGAACTACTTACTGCTTGTGCTAAAAACAAGTTTCCGATTAACCGTCAGGAATTAGAGGCGGTAGTTGAATCCAACGATAAACAACGGTTTTCTTTTGATTCTACAGGGACTCTGATTCGTGCGAACCAAGGACATAGTATAAAAGTCGATTTACAATTAGAATCTGTTGTTCCCCCAGATGAGCTTTATCACGGCACGGGACACAAATCTGTAAAGGCAATTATGCAAACAGGACTTTGTAAAATGTCACGACATCATATCCATTTATCGAAGGATATTGCAACAGCACAAACTGTTGGTGCAAGACATGGAAAAGCAGTAGTTTTTGTTGTATACGCTGCGGCAATGCATCAGGCTGGTTACATCTTCTATTGTTCTGCTAATGGTGTTTGGTTAGTGGATCATGTCCCACCTGAGTATCTACAAAAAATTTGA
- a CDS encoding amino acid permease, producing MVAIKTVLKDSEQITRLFSHLEFDGKKLNHQPGSVLGSTALIAGTTIGAGILALPAVTLPSGIVPSTSGLIAVWLYALVSGLLVAEVILNTMRTEGCPSIGFLGVVEKILGKLGGQIAGGAYLFMHYALLVAYITEGGEILGSAVAKVWSVQILPKWVGTTTFTLLFGGIMYLGREKFIEKLNSAFVGIVIVSFLGLLFLVGGHIQSAQLLFQNWSALGSAISVMSVALFFQNVVPLVVTQLEGDAHKIRQSIFIGSVIPLIMFLAWNAVILGSVSPDILHDTSDGRTVFDPLQILRTGGVGEWLGVLASIFSEFAIVTSFIGFVYGLLDVFKDIFLITQGKLSSRLSLYSLVLFPPMTLGTLNPTIFFTALDYTGTFSISVLGGIIPALMSWKQRQEQENSDSINQSLVPGGKVTLMVMIGVALAMMGRQILAIATQSNHQ from the coding sequence ATGGTTGCCATAAAGACTGTTCTCAAAGATTCAGAGCAAATCACTCGGTTGTTTTCTCATCTCGAATTTGATGGAAAGAAACTCAATCATCAACCGGGTAGCGTATTGGGGAGTACTGCATTGATTGCGGGAACCACCATTGGGGCTGGGATTCTCGCCTTACCAGCTGTTACCCTGCCGTCTGGTATTGTGCCATCCACATCTGGGCTGATTGCTGTTTGGCTCTACGCTTTAGTTTCAGGGTTATTGGTTGCAGAGGTGATCTTAAACACGATGCGAACAGAAGGGTGTCCGAGTATAGGTTTTTTGGGAGTTGTTGAGAAGATCCTTGGTAAGCTGGGAGGGCAAATTGCTGGCGGCGCATATTTATTCATGCACTATGCTCTCTTAGTGGCATACATCACCGAAGGTGGAGAGATTTTAGGATCTGCGGTGGCAAAAGTCTGGAGTGTGCAGATATTGCCAAAGTGGGTGGGTACAACGACTTTCACGCTCTTATTTGGTGGCATTATGTATCTTGGGCGAGAAAAGTTTATTGAGAAATTAAATAGCGCCTTTGTCGGAATTGTTATCGTTTCCTTCTTGGGATTATTGTTTCTGGTAGGAGGGCACATTCAGAGTGCCCAACTATTATTTCAGAATTGGAGTGCCCTTGGTAGTGCCATTTCAGTAATGTCTGTGGCGCTATTTTTCCAAAACGTTGTGCCGCTGGTTGTGACGCAACTCGAAGGGGATGCCCACAAAATTCGTCAGTCTATCTTTATTGGTTCTGTGATTCCTCTAATTATGTTCTTGGCGTGGAATGCCGTAATTTTAGGAAGCGTCAGTCCTGATATCCTACATGACACATCTGATGGTAGAACTGTTTTTGACCCGTTGCAAATTCTCCGAACAGGTGGTGTGGGGGAATGGTTAGGAGTGTTAGCATCCATTTTTTCAGAGTTTGCGATCGTCACATCATTCATTGGATTTGTATACGGGTTGCTGGATGTGTTCAAAGATATTTTCCTAATTACACAGGGCAAACTTTCTAGTCGCCTATCCCTCTATTCGCTGGTTCTTTTCCCTCCTATGACTCTGGGAACACTCAATCCAACCATCTTTTTTACTGCCTTAGATTACACTGGAACATTTAGTATCTCAGTTCTCGGTGGAATTATTCCGGCGTTAATGAGTTGGAAGCAACGTCAAGAACAAGAAAACTCAGATAGCATAAATCAATCACTCGTTCCTGGTGGGAAGGTGACACTCATGGTGATGATTGGAGTGGCATTAGCCATGATGGGAAGACAAATTCTGGCAATTGCCACACAGTCAAACCATCAATAA
- a CDS encoding NAD(P)-binding protein yields MSETFKPKKIAILGGGMASLTTAYELTSQPGWDSLYDITIYQTGWRLGGKCATGRNIKPHAPDYQPDYRIEEHGLHIFFGFYENAFRLLKQCYDELGGNGPFSTIEDAFKPHSFIVLEEYINQNWVTLPFNFPTNSLVPWEGGGISSLWEYICTTIKFVIQTYAEIENYDQFHLYKNSSAPLAKQIALGKEVMEFLSDSSLFQFPSQLIQLFFQEPSFWGKWLNNINQYIGDIFQDLDLNSEGMFLKLAYNLAQSLPENTKIQRREHQQLIIKLIDRFKEHLIPQIESKSGQNPDIFWRLTLIDLALANIRGLFVDEVIHFRSLDSLDEYNYTDWLRKHGARESSVKSAFIRVLYDLVYGFPEGNTNEPQLAAGTAIRILTTMLFKYNGAIMWKMQSGMAEVVITPLYEVLKRRGVKFKFFHVAKQLHLDKDQQSIASITFARQVNLKNPEQEYQPLIKVKDIRCWPSEPLYNQIVDEEAQKLQDQEIDLESYWTPWQNVDKITLTKGDDFDIVLLGISIAALPSICGELLHAKKNPVHQKWHDMLTQVKTVTTQGGQIWLKPTLQQLGWQQSSHVLGAYIEPLDVYADMSELIVRENWPSKHYPYTVAYFTGVIADPGIPPHTEYDFPAKAQKKVEQQAIHFLNNYIGHLWANPTHPKNPQGLNWNLLVDFQNRQGVERFKAQYWRININPSERYVLSVPGSTKYRLKTDESGFDNLYLTGDWINNGYNSGCVEATVMSAMQATRAILHQCFHIKYTKKIIGEWDSWL; encoded by the coding sequence ATGTCTGAAACCTTTAAGCCAAAAAAGATCGCTATCTTAGGCGGTGGAATGGCATCATTAACCACCGCCTATGAATTAACCAGTCAACCAGGGTGGGATAGTCTCTACGACATTACTATTTATCAAACAGGTTGGCGTTTAGGTGGTAAATGTGCAACTGGACGCAATATCAAACCCCATGCACCTGATTATCAACCAGACTACCGCATCGAAGAACATGGACTGCACATTTTTTTTGGATTCTACGAAAATGCCTTTCGTCTACTCAAGCAATGCTATGACGAACTTGGTGGCAACGGGCCTTTCAGCACCATAGAAGACGCATTCAAACCCCACAGTTTCATCGTCTTAGAAGAATACATCAATCAAAATTGGGTAACTCTGCCTTTTAACTTCCCTACCAATTCTCTAGTTCCTTGGGAAGGTGGCGGTATTTCTTCTCTTTGGGAATATATTTGCACCACCATCAAATTCGTCATTCAGACTTACGCAGAAATTGAGAATTACGACCAGTTCCATCTTTACAAAAATTCCTCAGCACCTCTTGCCAAACAAATAGCATTAGGCAAAGAGGTAATGGAATTTTTATCAGATAGTAGTCTCTTCCAATTTCCTAGCCAGTTGATTCAGTTATTTTTCCAAGAACCTAGTTTTTGGGGAAAATGGCTTAACAATATCAACCAATACATTGGCGATATCTTCCAAGACCTAGACTTGAATTCTGAAGGAATGTTCTTAAAACTTGCCTACAACCTAGCTCAATCACTGCCTGAAAATACCAAAATTCAAAGACGTGAACATCAGCAGTTAATTATTAAGCTAATAGACCGTTTTAAAGAACATTTGATCCCTCAGATAGAATCTAAAAGTGGGCAAAATCCTGACATCTTTTGGCGTTTAACACTCATCGACCTAGCATTAGCAAACATCCGGGGTTTATTTGTAGATGAGGTAATTCATTTTCGTTCCCTAGACAGTTTAGATGAGTACAACTATACAGACTGGCTACGAAAACACGGAGCTAGGGAATCAAGTGTTAAATCAGCATTTATTCGTGTCTTATACGATTTAGTGTATGGTTTTCCAGAAGGCAATACCAATGAACCGCAACTAGCAGCAGGAACAGCTATCCGTATCCTCACCACTATGTTGTTCAAATACAATGGCGCAATCATGTGGAAAATGCAATCAGGGATGGCGGAGGTAGTGATCACTCCACTATATGAGGTGCTAAAGCGTCGTGGTGTAAAATTTAAGTTCTTCCATGTTGCCAAGCAGTTGCACTTGGATAAAGATCAGCAATCAATTGCAAGTATCACTTTCGCCCGCCAAGTAAATTTAAAAAACCCAGAGCAAGAATATCAACCACTCATCAAAGTTAAAGACATTCGTTGCTGGCCTAGTGAACCTCTTTATAATCAGATTGTCGATGAAGAAGCCCAAAAACTCCAAGACCAAGAAATTGACCTTGAGTCATATTGGACACCTTGGCAGAATGTAGACAAAATTACCCTCACCAAAGGCGATGATTTCGATATTGTGTTGCTGGGAATTTCTATAGCCGCCTTACCCTCTATTTGCGGTGAATTGCTCCATGCCAAAAAAAATCCAGTGCATCAAAAATGGCACGATATGTTAACTCAAGTTAAGACAGTAACTACTCAAGGCGGACAAATATGGCTTAAGCCTACCTTACAGCAATTGGGATGGCAACAATCTAGTCACGTGCTAGGAGCTTATATTGAACCACTTGATGTTTATGCAGATATGAGCGAGTTAATAGTACGAGAAAATTGGCCTTCTAAGCACTATCCTTACACTGTAGCTTATTTTACCGGCGTAATTGCAGATCCAGGTATTCCTCCCCACACAGAATATGATTTTCCAGCTAAAGCCCAAAAAAAAGTAGAACAACAAGCAATTCACTTCCTCAACAATTACATCGGACACCTTTGGGCTAATCCTACTCACCCCAAAAATCCCCAAGGTTTGAATTGGAATTTACTAGTAGATTTTCAAAACCGTCAGGGAGTAGAACGCTTTAAAGCTCAATACTGGCGAATTAACATTAACCCATCAGAACGCTATGTACTTTCTGTACCTGGAAGTACCAAGTATCGACTCAAAACTGATGAATCTGGGTTTGATAACCTTTACCTAACTGGCGACTGGATTAACAACGGTTACAATTCTGGTTGCGTGGAAGCTACAGTAATGTCTGCAATGCAAGCAACACGAGCTATTCTACACCAATGCTTCCATATAAAATACACCAAAAAAATTATTGGTGAGTGGGATTCTTGGTTATAA